The Zingiber officinale cultivar Zhangliang chromosome 9A, Zo_v1.1, whole genome shotgun sequence genome window below encodes:
- the LOC122021818 gene encoding uncharacterized protein LOC122021818, translating to MRDTCSGSTLAIIEKEPTRKPGGCIGIFLHLFDWKKKKQFSRKLLPPVNAAKRALKRLGGQDKFAIAKQLPVSQESRGGSCSYQDSSAKEMCAPTMIARLMGLESMPNVHHENKQAESRKVCSKSKTQPKTTRLLKNRRSLGKDTFRLEMSLEEQHRVASVIQSQRRSPRRRKARLREVATRILEPGLQFRNASKFGITNFDSSVKIAGGSDMPSSHDLHVGSCANCGSLVEVMNLRVNGKCPEELDHEYRGSSSSSSLNFEVREESLGRGVMQGCKKNQNACNRERSFNTRNGHGRYRNPENLTLRKNQLASGIENYSSDSEANVIAGASSKSSGNRTLVMGRTRTGRGNETKTWSMELDKDKMIARRRPASNHHIACDELSGGDFLSQKRITKELPMRKKFARSIVSHPKEQSITRNESIEDKKSINGSKKEKQRIFLSFSSGRRHVTRSTCQLNMVERNKCFNKVISGTSPKDSLLVDLRDKLSHLQDFEQNYNFQTDDCFPGINSLSILGRTSSFEKNYLCSSGYLDFSHQTFTDEQTANINENIQENAKSRTRVNSISCDGETDVSYVEASTSSDSCCCLNHNCLSGYKHMECHSPENCTKMEERNAETDDSETLVDINRLHSSKLSAITGSKLFKQNNYPDEAQEEVRNGMQGRAKCNVATMLVQRENLQGQLLLDCMVESLDSLYDYFCHKSYEGFVRYQYLSKRRLAELVEEKIIRWQHMDSKSPVELTKQEIQRPTNLDWLELMTGRIELSKNIEEDTLALIINELVVDLFRC from the exons ATGAGGGATACTTGTTCAGGTTCAACCCTCGCGATCATAGAGAAGGAGCCAACGAGGAAGCCAGGAGGATGCATTGGCATCTTCCTCCATCTATTTgactggaagaagaagaagcaattcTCCAGGAAGCTTCTGCCTCCAG TTAATGCTGCAAAGAGGGCATTGAAGAGGCTTGGTGGGCAAGATAAGTTCGCCATTGCCAAGCAATTACCG GTATCCCAAGAGAGTCGTGGAGGTTCATGCTCTTACCAAGATTCCTCTGCGAAGGAAATGTGCGCTCCAACCATGATAGCCCGACTGATGGGACTGGAATCGATGCCCAATGTTCACCATGAGAACAAGCAAGCGGAGAGCCGAAAGGTTTGTTCAAAGTCTAAGACGCAGCCCAAGACCACGAGATTGTTGAAGAATCGACGATCTCTAGGAAAAGATACGTTCCGGTTGGAAATGAGTTTGGAAGAGCAGCACAGGGTGGCGTCAGTAATTCAGAGTCAAAGGAGATCACCAAGGAGAAGGAAAGCACGGTTGAGGGAGGTTGCTACAAGGATCTTGGAACCCGGTTTGCAGTTCAGGAACGCTTCTAAATTTGGCATCACCAACTTTGATAGCTCGGTGAAAATTGCAGGTGGATCAGATATGCCCTCAAGTCATGATCTCCATGTTGGTTCTTGCGCAAACTGTGGGAGTTTAGTGGAAGTCATGAATTTGAGAGTAAATGGCAAGTGCCCTGAAGAACTTGATCATGAGTATAGAGGTTCATCGTCATCATCATCATTAAATTTTGAAGTGAGGGAAGAGAGTTTAGGAAGGGGAGTCATGCAGGGatgcaagaaaaatcaaaatgcTTGCAACAGAGAAAGAAGTTTCAATACAAGAAATGGTCACGGTAGATACAGGAATCCTGAGAATCTAACTTTAAGAAAAAATCAGTTGGCATCAGGGATTGAAAATTATTCTTCAGATAGTGAGGCTAATGTGATTGCTGGTGCTTCAAGCAAAAGCTCGGGAAATAGGACACTTGTGATGGGAAGAACTAGAACAGGGAGGGGAAATGAAACAAAAACATGGAGCATGGAATTGGACAAGGATAAGATGATAGCCAGAAGGAGACCTGCCAGTAACCATCACATTGCATGTGATGAACTCTCTGGTGGAGATTTCTTGAGCCAAAAGAGAATCACAAAGGAGTTGCCAATGCGTAAAAAATTTGCACGATCCATTGTTAGCCATCCCAAGGAGCAGAGTATCACAAGAAACGAGTCGATTGAAGATAAAAAGTCCATTAATGGAAGTAAAAAAGAGAAACAAAGAATTTTTCTGTCTTTTAGTTCAGGAAGAAGACATGTTACAAGATCTACATGCCAACTGAACATGGTTGAGAGGAACAAGTGCTTTAATAAAGTCATTAGTGGCACTTCTCCAAAAGATTCACTGCTTGTTGATCTAAGGGATAAACTCTCCCATCTCCAAGATTTTGAGCAGAACTACAATTTTCAGACAGATGATTGTTTTCCGGGAATCAATTCACTGTCAATACTGGGCAGAACTTCCTCTTTTGAAAAGAATTACTTGTGTTCCTCTggttacttggacttttctcaccAGACCTTCACTGATGAACAGACTGCAAACATAAATGAAAATATTCAG GAAAATGCAAAATCTAGAACTCGTGTAAATTCTATCTCTTGTGACGGTGAAACTGATGTGTCGTATGTGGAAGCTTCAACCTCGAGTGATAGTTGCTGCTGCCTGAACCACAATTGCCTATCAG GATACAAGCATATGGAGTGCCACTCGCCAGAGAACTGCACCAAAATGGAAGAAAGGAATGCAGAAACTGATGACTCAGAAACCTTAGTTGACATCAATAGACTCCACAGTAGCAAGCTTTCTGCAATTACTGGCAGCAAACTATTTAAGCAGAATAACTACCCTGATGAAGCACAAGAAGAAGTTAGAAATGGAATGCAAGGGAGAGCAAAATGCAATGTGGCTACTATGCTGGTTCAACGGGAGAATCTACAGGGGCAACTTCTTTTAGACTGCATGGTAGAATCTTTGGATTCACTCTACGATTATTTCTGTCATAAAAGTTACGAAGGCTTTGTTAGATACCAATATTTGAGCAAAAGAAGATTGGCAGAGTTGGTTGAGGAGAAGATCATAAGATGGCAGCATATGGACAGTAAGAGCCCGGTTGAGCTTACAAAGCAAGAAATCCAGCGACCAACAAACTTAGACTGGCTTGAGTTAATGACAGGGAGAATTGAGCTGAGTAAAAACATTGAGGAAGATACACTAGCTTTGATTATAAATGAACTGGTTGTAGACCTTTTCCGATGTTGA